A section of the Hemibagrus wyckioides isolate EC202008001 linkage group LG04, SWU_Hwy_1.0, whole genome shotgun sequence genome encodes:
- the LOC131351929 gene encoding fibulin-7 isoform X2, with translation MSELGIILLILCIGQIHSTYGQECPSTQELQISLRQAQKLLASHEASYLQSLRSLKRKISQLQNSTARMPSRPASCPKLDTPVNGRKLGKVLLPGHEVHFLCDPGYELVGSETRQCKDTLTWSGQQAVCKERNECASSPCANGGSCTDEVNGFTCVCARGWAGPTCQSPTPTFFATTTNISASTSGAAAATTFPLTTLLPFVQPSKCSQVQGTTHCSCEAGYTISGRDTSICTDIDECEVFHNGPAGRLCVHACVNTPGGYRCSCPAGYQVSRDGRSCRDIDECATRQNNCTRDRLCVNTYGGFQCVKVECPRTRNVTYAKTSPTRCERNPCPVDNKACSQAPVSISYHHMSVVSNLSAPRVLFRVSALRMIGDALRFAVLESRGRRHFSIQRSDRQTGELLLLSPIQGPDTLEVEVEMSELEKRELIGRYITKITFFISQYEF, from the exons ATGAGTGAACTTGGCATCATACTGCTGATTCTGTGTATCGGTCAGATTCATAGCACCTATGGGCAG GAATGTCCTAGTACTCAGGAGCTGCAAATTTCCCTACGCCAAGCACAAAAGCTGCTGGCGTCACACGAGGCCTCGTACCTGCAGAGTCTGCGCAGCCTGAAGAGGAAAATCAGCCAGCTGCAGAACAGCACGGCCCGCATGCCTTCCAGACCCG CTTCCTGTCCCAAACTGGACACTCCTGTCAATGGGCGAAAATTAGGGAAGGTTCTACTTCCGGGTCATGAGGTTCACTTCTTGTGCGATCCGGGCTACGAGCTGGTGGGGTCAGAGACCCGGCAGTGTAAGGACACCCTCACCTGGAGCGGCCAGCAAGCCGTCTGCAAGG AAAGAAACGAGTGTGCCTCTTCACCCTGTGCCAATGGGGGTTCATGCACAGATGAAGTGAATGGATTCACATGCGTATGTGCCAGAGGATGGGCTGGACCTACATGCCAGTCTCCGACCCCGACGT tTTTCGCCACCACAACCAACATCTCTGCCTCCACCTCTGGAGCTGCAGCTGCCACCACGTTCCCTTTAACGACTCTGCTTCCATTTGTGCAGCCGTCCAAGTGCAGCCAGGTCCAGGgcaccacacactgcagctgtgaGGCGGGATACACCATTTCAGGCCGGGACACCAGCATCTGTACAG ACATTGATGAGTGTGAAGTGTTCCATAACGGCCCGGCAGGTcgtttgtgtgttcatgcttGCGTTAACACCCCGGGTGGTTATCGCTGTTCGTGCCCAGCTGGCTACCAAGTGAGCCGAGATGGCCGAAGCTGCAGAG ATATTGACGAATGCGCCACACGGCAGAACAACTGCACCCGTGATCGCCTGTGCGTCAACACCTATGGCGGTTTTCAATGTGTAAAGGTGGAGTGTCCGCGCACCCGGAACGTCACCTACGCCAAAACCTCGCCCAC GCGCTGTGAGAGAAACCCCTGCCCTGTAGACAATAAAGCGTGCTCTCAGGCTCCCGTCTCCATCTCCTACCACCACATGTCAGTGGTGTCAAATCTCTCGGCTCCGAGGGTCTTGTTCCGTGTCTCAGCGCTACGGATGATTGGAGATGCTCTGCGTTTCGCTGTGTTAGAGAGCCGCGGGAGACGCCATTTCAGCATCCAGCGGTCAGACCGGCAGACCGgagagctgctgctgctcagCCCCATCCAGGGCCCTGACACtctggaggtggaggtggaaaTGAGCGAGCTGGAGAAGAGGGAGCTGATCGGGCGCTACATCACCAAGATCACCTTTTTCATCTCACAGTACGAGTTCTAG
- the LOC131351929 gene encoding fibulin-7 isoform X1 translates to MSELGIILLILCIGQIHSTYGQECPSTQELQISLRQAQKLLASHEASYLQSLRSLKRKISQLQNSTARMPSRPGDASCPKLDTPVNGRKLGKVLLPGHEVHFLCDPGYELVGSETRQCKDTLTWSGQQAVCKERNECASSPCANGGSCTDEVNGFTCVCARGWAGPTCQSPTPTFFATTTNISASTSGAAAATTFPLTTLLPFVQPSKCSQVQGTTHCSCEAGYTISGRDTSICTDIDECEVFHNGPAGRLCVHACVNTPGGYRCSCPAGYQVSRDGRSCRDIDECATRQNNCTRDRLCVNTYGGFQCVKVECPRTRNVTYAKTSPTRCERNPCPVDNKACSQAPVSISYHHMSVVSNLSAPRVLFRVSALRMIGDALRFAVLESRGRRHFSIQRSDRQTGELLLLSPIQGPDTLEVEVEMSELEKRELIGRYITKITFFISQYEF, encoded by the exons ATGAGTGAACTTGGCATCATACTGCTGATTCTGTGTATCGGTCAGATTCATAGCACCTATGGGCAG GAATGTCCTAGTACTCAGGAGCTGCAAATTTCCCTACGCCAAGCACAAAAGCTGCTGGCGTCACACGAGGCCTCGTACCTGCAGAGTCTGCGCAGCCTGAAGAGGAAAATCAGCCAGCTGCAGAACAGCACGGCCCGCATGCCTTCCAGACCCGGTGACG CTTCCTGTCCCAAACTGGACACTCCTGTCAATGGGCGAAAATTAGGGAAGGTTCTACTTCCGGGTCATGAGGTTCACTTCTTGTGCGATCCGGGCTACGAGCTGGTGGGGTCAGAGACCCGGCAGTGTAAGGACACCCTCACCTGGAGCGGCCAGCAAGCCGTCTGCAAGG AAAGAAACGAGTGTGCCTCTTCACCCTGTGCCAATGGGGGTTCATGCACAGATGAAGTGAATGGATTCACATGCGTATGTGCCAGAGGATGGGCTGGACCTACATGCCAGTCTCCGACCCCGACGT tTTTCGCCACCACAACCAACATCTCTGCCTCCACCTCTGGAGCTGCAGCTGCCACCACGTTCCCTTTAACGACTCTGCTTCCATTTGTGCAGCCGTCCAAGTGCAGCCAGGTCCAGGgcaccacacactgcagctgtgaGGCGGGATACACCATTTCAGGCCGGGACACCAGCATCTGTACAG ACATTGATGAGTGTGAAGTGTTCCATAACGGCCCGGCAGGTcgtttgtgtgttcatgcttGCGTTAACACCCCGGGTGGTTATCGCTGTTCGTGCCCAGCTGGCTACCAAGTGAGCCGAGATGGCCGAAGCTGCAGAG ATATTGACGAATGCGCCACACGGCAGAACAACTGCACCCGTGATCGCCTGTGCGTCAACACCTATGGCGGTTTTCAATGTGTAAAGGTGGAGTGTCCGCGCACCCGGAACGTCACCTACGCCAAAACCTCGCCCAC GCGCTGTGAGAGAAACCCCTGCCCTGTAGACAATAAAGCGTGCTCTCAGGCTCCCGTCTCCATCTCCTACCACCACATGTCAGTGGTGTCAAATCTCTCGGCTCCGAGGGTCTTGTTCCGTGTCTCAGCGCTACGGATGATTGGAGATGCTCTGCGTTTCGCTGTGTTAGAGAGCCGCGGGAGACGCCATTTCAGCATCCAGCGGTCAGACCGGCAGACCGgagagctgctgctgctcagCCCCATCCAGGGCCCTGACACtctggaggtggaggtggaaaTGAGCGAGCTGGAGAAGAGGGAGCTGATCGGGCGCTACATCACCAAGATCACCTTTTTCATCTCACAGTACGAGTTCTAG